A stretch of DNA from Cellulomonas xiejunii:
CCGCGTACGTCCGCGCCGAGCCGCGACGGACGACCGACCTCGGCGCCCACCTCGCGCAGGAGTGGCCCGCCGCGCACCCGCAGGACCTCTCGGCGTTCGCCCGTGCGCTCCTGCCGATGGTGCAGGTGACGCCCCGTGGGCTGTGGCGGCAGTCGGCCGCCACCACGTGGACGACGCTGGACGCGTGGGTCCCCGACGCCGTCGCAGCCGCCGAGGACCTCACGGCGGCGGACGTGCGCGCCCGCGCCCTGGAGGACGTCGTGCTGCGTTACCTCGGGGCGTTCGGCCCGGCGAGCGTCGCGGACGTCCAGGCGTGGTCAGGGCTGACGGGTCTGCGCGACGTCCTCGCCGGCCTCCGCGACCGCCTCGTCGTCCTCCCGGCAGTCCCAGCACGGGCGGGTGGCAGGACGCGCGAGCTGCTGGACCTGCCGGACGCACCCCGGCCCGACGGGGACGTGCCCGCTCCGGTCCGGCTGCTGGCCGACTACGACAACCTGTGGCTCGCGCACGCCCAGCGCACCCGGGTGATCGACGACGAGCACCGCCTGCGCCTGCGCACGCCCAACGGCCGGCTGCCCGCCGCGGTCCTGGTCGACGGCCGGGTGCGCGCCACGTGGGCGATGACGCGCGAGAGCGCCGGGCCCGGCCGCGCGGGCCGGCGCGTCACGGCGACGCTGACGGTCACGCCGCTCGACCCCCTGCCCGCGGCGCGCCGCCGCGAGGTCCTGGAGGCCGCGGAGCCGGCGGTGCGCTTCCTCGCCGACGACGCCGACGCGCACGTCGTCCGGTACGCCGACTGACCAACTCAGCCGGCGGTCGCGACGCCGTACCCGGCACGGTCGGCGTCGAGGTCACCCGTGTGGCCGGCCGCGACGGCGCGGCGACCCAGGACCAGCACGTACGCCCAGAACGCAGCCAGCACGACGGCACCGACAGCCACCTTGACGGGCCACGGCAGCGACGAGCCGGTCACGAACCCCTCGACGAGCCCGGACACGGCGAGCACACCCACGAGACCGAGCGCCACCGTGAACAGCGCGCGCCCCTCCTGGGCGAGCGCTCGCCCGCGGGTCCGCGGTCCGGGGTCGACCAGCGTCCAGAACAGGCGCAGCCCGGCGGCTCCCGCCACGAAGACGGCGGTGAGCTCGAGGAGCCCGTGGGGGGCGATGAGCTGCAGGAACACGTCCAGGCGCCCGTGGTGCGCCATGAGCCCGCCTGCCGACCCCACGCTCACGGCGTTGCTGAACAGGACGTAGGCCGGCGCGATCCCCGTGATGCCGGTGCCCACGCACAGGGCCGCGATCCAGGCGTTGTTGGTCCACACCATCGCGGCGAAGCCCGCGCCGGGCGCGTAGTATTCCGCGAACGCGTGGTCGACGTACTCCCGCTGCTCGCTCGGCGTCCCCATGAGCGCCAGCGCCTCCGGGGAGCTCGCCACGAGCACGCCCGTCGCCACACCGACGGCGAGGAACGCCGCCATCACGGCGACCGTCCACCAGCGGATCCGGTAGAGCGCGGCAGGCAGCCGCAGGAGCACGAACGACGTCACGTCCGACCAGGACGGTGCGTGCGTGCCGGACAGCCTGCTGCGGGCACGCACCAGCACCTGGGACAGACGCGAGACCGTCTCGGGGTCCGGGGCGGCCGAGCGCACCGCCGACAGGTCGGTCGCCGTCGCCTGGTACAGCGCGACGAGCTCGTCGGCCTCGGCGCCGGTCAGGCGGCGGCGGCGCGAGAGCGCGTCGAGGCGCTGCCAGGTCGGCGTGCGCGCGCGGGTGTACGCATCGAGGTCCACGCCCCCAGCCTGCCATCGTCCTGCGCGCGCGCGTCACGTCCCACCGCACGTGGCGGCGGATAGTCTGCGCGGGTGACCGCCACGACGCCCCGCCCGACGCAGCTGCAGGACGGTGTCGTCATCGGCGAGGGGGTCGTGCTGGACTCGCGGCCCGCATCGGTCGCCTCACGCCTGCTCGCGGCGATCGTCGACCTCGTCGCCCTGCTCGTGCTGGTGATCGCGGCCCTGCTCGTCCTGGACAACATCTCCCTGGAGCTCGACCAGTACACGAGCCGCATCCTGCTGATCGTCGTCGTCGTGACGGTCATGATCGTGCTGCCCACGACGATCGAGACCCTGACCCGCGGCCGCTCGCTCGGCAAGCTCGTCGCGGGTGTCCGGATCGTGCGGGACGACGGCGGCCCGATCGTCTTCCGGCAGGCGTTCGTCCGGGCCCTGACCGGCGTGGTCGAGCTGTGGCTGACGTTCGGGTCCGTCGCCGTGATCTGCTCGATCTCGCACCCGCGCGGCAAGCGCGTCGGGGACGTCCTGGCCGGCACCTACGGGTCCCGCGTCCGCGCAGCGGCCCCGGTGCGCAACCCGGCCGTCATGCCTCCCCAGCTGGCGGGGTGGGCGGCGCACGCCGACGTGGCGCGGCTGCCCGACGGTCTCGCGCTCGCGGTCCGGCAGTTCCTCGGACGCGCGAACCTGCTGCACCCCGGCTCCCGCGCGGAGCTCGGCACCCGGCTCGCCGGCGACCTCCAGCCGTACGTGAGCCCGCCACCCCCGAGCGGCACCCACCCCGAGGCGTTCCTGTCCGCCGTGCTCGCCGAGCGGGGCCGCCGCGAGACCCTCGTCGAGCTGGAGCGCGTGCGCCGCGAGCAGGCGGAGTCCGTGCTCCTGCGTCGGCTGCCGCACGGGGTTCCCGACCCCGACGTCTGACGTGGGGCAGCGGGAGCCCCGTCGCGGCTCCCCCTCAGGACGCCGGTCGCGCCTCGTCGACGAGCAGGACGGGGATGCCGTCGACCACCGGGTAGACGAGCGGACGCTCCGGGTCGGTCGAGACCAGCACCGGCGAGCCGTCGTCGGACACGCCGTCGACCAGCTCGGCACCCGTGACAGGACACCGCAGGAGGGCGCGAGCCCAGGGCTCGAGGTCGGTCGCGGGTCCGTCGCTCGCCGTCATGGCATCTCCAGGGTCGTCGGGGCGTTGTGCAGGTGCGGTGCGGTCGCCGCGTCAGGCGCGCGGGAGGCCGTCGGGGCCGAGTGCACGTCCGTCCCCGTCGACGACGAACCAGGCCGTTGCCTCGCAGTCCGGGCAGGACGCGAACACCGCGGGGCGCCCGGCGGGCAGGGCGACCCGCAGCCGCGTGAGGTCGACCGCCCCGCAGGCGTAGCAGACGGGAGCGATGTCGGAGTCGTCGACGACGGGCCGGGTGATCGACCCGAGGGGCTCGTCCGCCGGCGGACGACGGTCGCGAGGGGCGCTCACGACTGCTCCCCCTGCGCCGACCCGGGCACGACCCTCAGGTGGCCACGACGGCGCGCCGTGTCGAGGGCGGGGGCAGCCACCGGCTCCAGCGTCGGGGTCGGGTCGGGGGCGCGCCGACGTCCCGCCTCCCGCACCGCCTCGGCGAGGGCGACCAGGTCGTCGTGGCTCGGCGCCGCCGCCTGGACGTCGGGGAGCAGCCGCACGACCTCCCAGCCGCGCGGGGCGGTCAGCCGGTCGGCGTGCTCGACGCACAGGTCGTAGGAGTGCGGCTCGGCGAGCTGGGCGAGCGGCCCCAGCACGGCGGTCGAGTCGGCGTAGACGTAGGTCAGCGTCGCGACCGCGGCATGCGGGCACGCGGTGCGCGAGCACTGCCGGACGGATCTCACGAGCAGACCGTACCCCCGACGTGCCCTCCCGCGTCGCGCGCACGGTCCGCGTGTCGGGTCCCCGCGGAGGTGCCGGGACGCTGGCTACAGTGGCGGGGTGAGTCCGTTCGGCCCCCGCCGCCCCGCCACCTCCGGTGACGGCACCGGCAGCCCCGCCCTGCGTCGCCGGGGGGCCGACGTCGTCGCCGCACTCGGCCCCGCCGCCCCCGCGCGCCGTCGCGACCGCCGCGGGCGCGGCCTGCGCGGCCCGGTGCTCCCGATGGGAGCCCCGGCGTACCGCACGCGCGCCGAACGGTTCGACGACCTCGTGCTCGACGCGGTCGAGGACCTGGAGCGGCGATGGGCACGGCAGCTCGAGGGCGCGGAGTTCGCGGTCGAGGACGTACCGCCGTCCAACCCCGCACCGTGGGAGCACGGCGGCGTTCCGCTCGGTCGCTACTTCCCCGCGGACGCCGGCCTCCCGCACCGCATCGTGGTCTACCGACGCCCGATCGAGGCGCGCGCCGCCGACCCCACCGACCTCGCGGACCTGGTGCGCGACGTCGTCGTCGAGCAGGTGGCGCATCTCCTCGGCCGCGGCCCGGAGGAGGTCGACCCGGGCTATGACGACGGGCACTGACGTCCGCGCACTAAAGTGACGCTCGATGACCACGCCCCCCTCCCCCGAGCCGGTCGACGTGCGAACCCCCGCGCGTGACACGGCTGCCCCGCTCGTCCGGGTCGTCTGCGTCGTGTACCACCCGGGCGACGAGCTCGCCCGCTTCGCCGCGACGCTCGCGACCGCGTCGAGCACGCCCGTCGAGCTCGTCGTCGTCGACAACGGCACCGACCACACCATCGCCGAGTCCGTCGTCGAGCAGGCCGGCGGACAGCTCGTCGTGCCCGGCTCGAACCTCGGGTACGGCGCGGCGGCGAACCGCGGCGCGGCGGGCGCGGACACGCCGTGGATCGTCGTGGCGAACTCGGACATCGAGTGGACGCCCGGCTCCCTCGAGCGACTCGTCGCCGCAGGTGAGGAGCAGCCGAGCGCCGGCTCGCTCGGCCCGATGCTGCTCAACACGGACGGCACGACCTACCCGTCCGCGCGCGCGCTGCCGTCGCTGCGCCAGGGCGCGGGTCATGCGATCTTCGCGCGGGTGTGGCCCGGCAACCCGTGGACGCGCGGCTACCACGCGCGCCAGGAGTCGACCGGCGGCTACCTCCGCGAGGCCGGCTGGCTGTCGGGCGCGTGCCTGCTCCTGCGCCGGGAGGCGTTCGAGCAGGTCGGCGGCTTCGACGAGACGTACTTCATGTTCTTCGAGGACGTCGACCTCGGCGAGCGGCTGGGCCGGGCCGGCTGGGAGAACCTGTACGTGCCCGACGTGCGCGTGACGCACGTCGGGGGCACGTCGTGGCGCGAGCGACCTGCCCCGATGATCCGGGCGCACCACGCGAGTGCACGGCAGTACCTCGAGCGCCGCTACCCGCACTGGTACCAGGCGCCGATGCGCTGGGCGCTGCGGGCGGGGCTCAGCATGCGCGAACGGGCGCAGCTGCGCGACTCCCCGCGCTGAGGGCGGGAGGGGTCAGCCGCGCGCCAGCCGCGCGTCCTGTCGGACCGCGAGCGCGGCCCTGACGTCCACGACGGGCACCGGGGCCAGGGTCGCGACCAGCGGGCCGTCGTCCTGCTGGACCGTCAGCGCCACGGCCCACGCGAGGGGCACACCGTCTCCCGGCTCTAGCTCCACGGCCACCGCGCCCTCGCCGAGCTCGGCCACGTCCCAGGCCCCCGTCGTCCCGGCGTCGACGCGCACGCGGTGCTCGGACAGCACCTCGCCGTCGCCACCGAGCACCCGCAGCGTCGCGGCGCCCTCATCGGTGTCGTCGGCGGACCGCCCGACGGCGCCGATCACGACGTGCGCCTGCACGCCACGCGGGATGGCGACGGTGCCGTGACCACCCGGCGTCGTGCTGGGCGACCACGCGCGCTCGACACGCGGCTCGTCGTCCAGCGCACCGGGCGCGCCGGTCCTCGACACGACCGCACCCGCGACGACCGGGGCGTCGGCGTCCACGACGACGGTGTAGACCCCGGCCGGCAGCCCACCGAGGGGCACGTCGGTCACCTCGCCCGCCACCAGCGGCACGCGCTGCGCGCCGGGCAGGTCCACCGGGCCGTCGGCTCCCAGGAGCGTCACCCGTGCCGTCGTGGCCGCGTCGCCGGGGGCGAGCAGCCGGAGCGCGGGCGCGTCGGCGGAGCCGACCTCGGACTCCGGCGCCACGAGGCCGGTGACCACCTGACGGGTCGAGGGCGCGACGCCGGGGACGACCAGGTCGGTGCCGGCGGGGGTGAACCCGCGCACCGCGGTGTCCTGCACGTGCGCGGCCACCAGACCACCCGCGACGGTCACGTGGACGACCACGGCCGCCTGGTCTGCGGCAGCACCCCCGAGGTCCACCACCTTGGTGGCACCGGGCGCGACGACGTGCTGCCGGGTGGTGGGCTCCACCGGGCCGTTGGGGCCGAAGAGCTCGAGCTCGACCTGCGCGGCCGTGAGGCCCGGGTTGGTGAGCACGAGCGTCGCGGTCGCGCCGACCGCGGTCGAGCCGCCGACGAACCACTCGTCGTTGCCCGGCGCCCGGCATGACGCCGCCGCCAGCCCCCGGGCGTCACCGTCGGTCACGACCGAGGCACCTGTCGCCGCGACGACCGGCGAGAGCTCCAGCGGCTGCGCGCGGACCACCAGGGGCGCGGCGACGTCGCCGAGGTGCACCGCACCACCTCCGGCCTCCAGGTCGAGCACGGCTGCCTCACCGTCCAGCGGCAGGACCGCGAGCCCGCCCGCGCCGGACCCGGCGGCCGTCACGGCACCGAGGGTGACGTCCGGCGCCACCGGTGACGGGTCGAACGCGGCGTCGCCGCGCTCGGCCCGCTGCGGCAGCACGACAGGGCCGGGGCACTGCAGCGTCACGGGCGTCGGCGCGACCTCGACCTCGTCGGCGAGCACGGGTACGGCGGACGCGACGCCGAGGTGGGCAGCGCCGGCGAGCGCACCGCCCGCCAGACCCACGACGAGCAGACCCGACGCGACGCGCAGTGCACGCCCCCCGCGTCGCTCGGGCGGCTGCGCGGCCGCGCCGGTCGCGGCCGTCGACGGAACGGTCATGTACGCACTCCTCGTCGGCGCCGCAGCGGCACGGCGAGCAGGACGGTCACGAGCGTGGTCAGCCCGAGGACGCCGATCCAGGCGGCACGGTGGGGCGCGACGTACCGCACCTCGAGCGTGCCCCCCTCGGCGCCGAGGTCGAACGCCTGCCGCCAGCCTGCATCGACGGTGGCGAGCCTGCGCCCGTCGAGCCAGGCGTGCCAGCCCGCGTCCGCCCGCTCGGCGAGGACCAGGACGCGCGTGCCGTCACCCGCCGGGACCACGGTGTCGACCGTGCGGCCGTCCGCCGGGACCACGACGGCCGCTGCGTCGGCGTCCCTCACGTCGGCGGCATCGGCCACGAGCCGGGCCCACGACGCGACGACCTCACCCTGCGCGCCACGGACGCGCCACAGCGTGCTGGAGCCCTCGTGCGTCACCCGCTCCAGCCCGGCGGTCGCGTCGAGCACGCCGACGAGGCGCGCGCGTGCGGCGCGCGCCGCGGCCGAGTCGTCCGCAGCGGCCGGCACCAGGACGTCACCGACCCCGAGCGCACCCAGGGCGGGTGCGACGTCGCCTGCGGCGCCCTGGACCAGACGGGCCGCGAGGCCACTGACCTCGGCAGCCGCCGGGTCGACGTCCGCGGCGCGCGGTGCGTCGAGCGGTCCGGTCACCGCGCTCGTCGCGACGACCGCGGCGTGGTCGACGTGCTGGTCACCGTCGGCTCGCAGCACCGACCAGTCGACCGACCCGTCGTCCCGCACGCCGAGCGCGAGGACACGCGAGGACGTCGCGGACAGCGCACCCTGCTGGCCGACGACCGGCACGACGGGGGCCGGCGAGGCGCGCAGGTCGACGGCGTCGCCCCACCGGGCGGTCCAGGCCCATCCGAGCACCGCGGAGGAGACGGACGCGACCGCGAGGACCGTGACGAGGGCGACGGCGGGCTGCCGCCAGCCGAAGGACCGCTCGACGAGCGCTCCCGCGAGGCGGTCGCTGCCGAGCAGCGCCGCCCCCAGCAGGCCGAGCGTCGTCAAGGAGACCGCGGCCCCCGTCCAGGCGGGTGCGATGAGGTCCGCCGAGGTGGTCGCGGGGAGCGCCGCGACGAGCGCTCCGGTGCCGATGCCCACGGCCGCGACCGTCCAGCACACCCGCACACCCCGGGCGATCGTGCGGTCGCGGAGCAGCGCGGCTGCCGCGAGGACCAGCAGGACGGCACCGGAGAGGTACGGCCACGCCGACGCGAGCACGTCCGGCAACCAGCCGGGGACCAGCGTCGTGGGGTCGGCCGGCACCCCGAGGGCCCGCGCGAGCGCCGACGCCGGCGCCGTCCCGGACGCAGGACCGGGGTCCGAGAGCAGCAGCCGCACACCGTCCGCGCCGCGGCTGCCGACCTCGATGAGGAACGGCGCCATCAGCACGAGCGTGGGGACGAGCACCCCGATGACCCGCACGCGCGAGCGCGGGACGGCGAGCGCCACGACGACGAGCAGCACGGCCGCGGGCAGCAGCAGCACGGGCGCGGCGGCGACTGCGACAGCGAGAGCGAGAGCGGCACCAGCCGCCGCTGCGACGGACCCTGTCGGGTCGGCGGCGCCCACGAGCGTCGGCACGTCGTCGGTCGCCTCCGCGGGCGCCCGCGTCGCGCGGGGCTCAGCCAGCAGGACCGCGCCCGACGCCGGCGCCCGGGGCGTCGGGACGGCGGGCACACCGCGGACCGGCGTCACCACGTCCGCCTCGGCGCCCGAGCGCACCGCAGGGTCCTGGGGTGCGGGTGCGGCCGCGTGCAGCCTGTGCCTCGCGCGAGCGGCGGCCCGGGCGGAACGCGCGTCGGCTGCCGCATCGGAGTCCCCCTCGCCGTCGTCGTCGCGACGCGCCGTGGACACCCCCGAGAGCACCTGGTCGACGCGCTGGACTCCGACGGCTCGGGCCAGCCCCAGGGCGACCCACGGCAGCGCTGCGTGCACCACGACGCCGCCCACACGTCCGTCACCGACCGCCAGCAGCAGCGCGGGCGCGGTGGCCCACGCCAGCGCGGCCCAGGCGCGGACCATCACGGAGCGCGTCGCAGCCCCCGCCGCGACCCACGCGCCCACGCCGGCGAGCATCACACCACCGAGCACGACCACCCCGACGGCCGCGCGCAGCTCACCACCGAGCAGCGCGGACAGCGCCGCGAGGACCGTCAGCAGGGGGTCCGCCGGACCGGGTGCGCCGAAGCCCCCGGCGATCCAGCCCGAGGTGGCAGCCGCCCACACGTCGCTCAGGTCGGTCGTCGTGCGCGCGAGGGCCTCACCCACGAGGGGTGCACCGGCGGCGACCGGGCCGACGAGGCGGCCCACCGCGGTCGCCGAGAGGAGGGCCAGCAGGCCGACGACGACCGCGAGCGTGGTGCGGCGCCGGGTCGCGGCCGCGGCGAGCTCGCGCAGCTCGAGCTCGCTGGGCGCCCGACCGGCGCGGCGCGTCTCCAGTCGTGCGAGCCGACGGTCGCGCGTCTGACGCCACACGTCGCGCCACGTCGCCTGCAGCGGGCGAAGTGTCCGGCGCGGCACGACGCTCGTCGCCCGTGCCCGCCGCCGCGCCCGGACGACCTCCCCGGCTCGCAGCAGCGCCAGGAGCGCCACCCGCAGCTCGGCCACGGCCAGCTGCGGGTGCTTCGCGGCGACCTGCCCGAGGCTGCGCACCACGGCCGCCGCCAGCGTGAGCAGGACCACGACCGGCACCAGCGGCAGCGGTGCACCCACGAGCCGCTGGTGCAGGAGCGACCGGCGGCGTGCCGCGAACGAGCGGGTCGGGTCGGCCGTGTCCGGCTCACCGTCCCCGTCGAGGTCGACCTCCGTGCCGAGCAGGTCCTGGCCCCGGGACGGTCCCCCGCGTGCCGGCCGCAGACCGTGGTACGCGGCCTGCGCGTGGCGCACGACCGCGTCCGGCACGACGACGACGCGGTGCCCCGCGAGCCGTGCCCGGCGCGACAGGTCGAGCCCGTCGCCGTACGGCCCGAGCGCCGGGTCCGTGCCGCCCAGCGCGTCCCACACGTCACGACGCACGAGCGCACCGGCGAGCCCGACACCGAGCACGTCCGTACGTCCGTCGTGCTGGCCCTGGTCGAGCTCACCGGGTTCGACGTCCGTCAT
This window harbors:
- a CDS encoding RDD family protein: MTATTPRPTQLQDGVVIGEGVVLDSRPASVASRLLAAIVDLVALLVLVIAALLVLDNISLELDQYTSRILLIVVVVTVMIVLPTTIETLTRGRSLGKLVAGVRIVRDDGGPIVFRQAFVRALTGVVELWLTFGSVAVICSISHPRGKRVGDVLAGTYGSRVRAAAPVRNPAVMPPQLAGWAAHADVARLPDGLALAVRQFLGRANLLHPGSRAELGTRLAGDLQPYVSPPPPSGTHPEAFLSAVLAERGRRETLVELERVRREQAESVLLRRLPHGVPDPDV
- a CDS encoding DUF3499 domain-containing protein, encoding MRSVRQCSRTACPHAAVATLTYVYADSTAVLGPLAQLAEPHSYDLCVEHADRLTAPRGWEVVRLLPDVQAAAPSHDDLVALAEAVREAGRRRAPDPTPTLEPVAAPALDTARRRGHLRVVPGSAQGEQS
- a CDS encoding glycosyltransferase family 2 protein, producing MTTPPSPEPVDVRTPARDTAAPLVRVVCVVYHPGDELARFAATLATASSTPVELVVVDNGTDHTIAESVVEQAGGQLVVPGSNLGYGAAANRGAAGADTPWIVVANSDIEWTPGSLERLVAAGEEQPSAGSLGPMLLNTDGTTYPSARALPSLRQGAGHAIFARVWPGNPWTRGYHARQESTGGYLREAGWLSGACLLLRREAFEQVGGFDETYFMFFEDVDLGERLGRAGWENLYVPDVRVTHVGGTSWRERPAPMIRAHHASARQYLERRYPHWYQAPMRWALRAGLSMRERAQLRDSPR
- a CDS encoding winged helix DNA-binding domain-containing protein, which gives rise to MLDDRSLNRALLARQHLLQRTSDDVPTVVEHLVGLQAQNPWSPFLGLWSRVDGFTTADLDAALTDRTLLRMAVMRSTVHLVTARDAPVLGALAVPVMARELRGNSRRRGALDVVDLDRLVERAAAYVRAEPRRTTDLGAHLAQEWPAAHPQDLSAFARALLPMVQVTPRGLWRQSAATTWTTLDAWVPDAVAAAEDLTAADVRARALEDVVLRYLGAFGPASVADVQAWSGLTGLRDVLAGLRDRLVVLPAVPARAGGRTRELLDLPDAPRPDGDVPAPVRLLADYDNLWLAHAQRTRVIDDEHRLRLRTPNGRLPAAVLVDGRVRATWAMTRESAGPGRAGRRVTATLTVTPLDPLPAARRREVLEAAEPAVRFLADDADAHVVRYAD
- a CDS encoding DUF5719 family protein, whose product is MTVPSTAATGAAAQPPERRGGRALRVASGLLVVGLAGGALAGAAHLGVASAVPVLADEVEVAPTPVTLQCPGPVVLPQRAERGDAAFDPSPVAPDVTLGAVTAAGSGAGGLAVLPLDGEAAVLDLEAGGGAVHLGDVAAPLVVRAQPLELSPVVAATGASVVTDGDARGLAAASCRAPGNDEWFVGGSTAVGATATLVLTNPGLTAAQVELELFGPNGPVEPTTRQHVVAPGATKVVDLGGAAADQAAVVVHVTVAGGLVAAHVQDTAVRGFTPAGTDLVVPGVAPSTRQVVTGLVAPESEVGSADAPALRLLAPGDAATTARVTLLGADGPVDLPGAQRVPLVAGEVTDVPLGGLPAGVYTVVVDADAPVVAGAVVSRTGAPGALDDEPRVERAWSPSTTPGGHGTVAIPRGVQAHVVIGAVGRSADDTDEGAATLRVLGGDGEVLSEHRVRVDAGTTGAWDVAELGEGAVAVELEPGDGVPLAWAVALTVQQDDGPLVATLAPVPVVDVRAALAVRQDARLARG
- a CDS encoding glycosyltransferase — translated: MTDTLSPVDHITTAAVPVTTPVTAVVVTRGATRYLMVTLRALALQTRRPMRVLVVDVAPRDEHVGALLDEAFAGAVTGPRLSAVHAPRARTFGEAVRAGLEMLAQAGGERPTTWLWLLHDDSAPAPDALARLVRTVSNAPSVVVAGCKQRTWTDPERLLEVGVRTTRSGRRMTDVEPGELDQGQHDGRTDVLGVGLAGALVRRDVWDALGGTDPALGPYGDGLDLSRRARLAGHRVVVVPDAVVRHAQAAYHGLRPARGGPSRGQDLLGTEVDLDGDGEPDTADPTRSFAARRRSLLHQRLVGAPLPLVPVVVLLTLAAAVVRSLGQVAAKHPQLAVAELRVALLALLRAGEVVRARRRARATSVVPRRTLRPLQATWRDVWRQTRDRRLARLETRRAGRAPSELELRELAAAATRRRTTLAVVVGLLALLSATAVGRLVGPVAAGAPLVGEALARTTTDLSDVWAAATSGWIAGGFGAPGPADPLLTVLAALSALLGGELRAAVGVVVLGGVMLAGVGAWVAAGAATRSVMVRAWAALAWATAPALLLAVGDGRVGGVVVHAALPWVALGLARAVGVQRVDQVLSGVSTARRDDDGEGDSDAAADARSARAAARARHRLHAAAPAPQDPAVRSGAEADVVTPVRGVPAVPTPRAPASGAVLLAEPRATRAPAEATDDVPTLVGAADPTGSVAAAAGAALALAVAVAAAPVLLLPAAVLLVVVALAVPRSRVRVIGVLVPTLVLMAPFLIEVGSRGADGVRLLLSDPGPASGTAPASALARALGVPADPTTLVPGWLPDVLASAWPYLSGAVLLVLAAAALLRDRTIARGVRVCWTVAAVGIGTGALVAALPATTSADLIAPAWTGAAVSLTTLGLLGAALLGSDRLAGALVERSFGWRQPAVALVTVLAVASVSSAVLGWAWTARWGDAVDLRASPAPVVPVVGQQGALSATSSRVLALGVRDDGSVDWSVLRADGDQHVDHAAVVATSAVTGPLDAPRAADVDPAAAEVSGLAARLVQGAAGDVAPALGALGVGDVLVPAAADDSAAARAARARLVGVLDATAGLERVTHEGSSTLWRVRGAQGEVVASWARLVADAADVRDADAAAVVVPADGRTVDTVVPAGDGTRVLVLAERADAGWHAWLDGRRLATVDAGWRQAFDLGAEGGTLEVRYVAPHRAAWIGVLGLTTLVTVLLAVPLRRRRGVRT
- a CDS encoding Trm112 family protein; translation: MTASDGPATDLEPWARALLRCPVTGAELVDGVSDDGSPVLVSTDPERPLVYPVVDGIPVLLVDEARPAS
- a CDS encoding metallopeptidase family protein → MRRRGADVVAALGPAAPARRRDRRGRGLRGPVLPMGAPAYRTRAERFDDLVLDAVEDLERRWARQLEGAEFAVEDVPPSNPAPWEHGGVPLGRYFPADAGLPHRIVVYRRPIEARAADPTDLADLVRDVVVEQVAHLLGRGPEEVDPGYDDGH
- a CDS encoding stage II sporulation protein M, which gives rise to MDLDAYTRARTPTWQRLDALSRRRRLTGAEADELVALYQATATDLSAVRSAAPDPETVSRLSQVLVRARSRLSGTHAPSWSDVTSFVLLRLPAALYRIRWWTVAVMAAFLAVGVATGVLVASSPEALALMGTPSEQREYVDHAFAEYYAPGAGFAAMVWTNNAWIAALCVGTGITGIAPAYVLFSNAVSVGSAGGLMAHHGRLDVFLQLIAPHGLLELTAVFVAGAAGLRLFWTLVDPGPRTRGRALAQEGRALFTVALGLVGVLAVSGLVEGFVTGSSLPWPVKVAVGAVVLAAFWAYVLVLGRRAVAAGHTGDLDADRAGYGVATAG